A genomic region of Acidimicrobiales bacterium contains the following coding sequences:
- a CDS encoding thioesterase family protein, with product MSTPAVHDALFVPDGAHVVPTAYARGPWSPGALHGGPVAALLARAVEACERDETMHVARLTVELLRPVPLAPLAVSATVSRPGRKVQVVEARIAADGRDVAWARALRIRVQPSGEASAGLADALARGPVPGRDPGAPAGPGDGYVSDTSMGDDRAFHSEGAELRYVVGTFAEHGPATVWVRLAVPVVPGEEPSPLQRVAAAADFGNGVSAELDFARYVFINPDLTVHLLRPAVGEWVCLDAATRIGIPGVGLAECALWDAHGPIGRSLQSLLVERRPARL from the coding sequence GTGAGCACGCCGGCGGTCCACGACGCGCTGTTCGTCCCCGACGGTGCGCACGTGGTGCCCACCGCCTACGCCCGGGGGCCGTGGAGCCCCGGTGCCCTGCACGGCGGGCCCGTGGCCGCGCTGCTGGCGCGCGCCGTGGAGGCCTGCGAACGCGACGAGACCATGCACGTGGCCCGGCTCACCGTCGAACTGCTGCGACCCGTGCCCCTGGCCCCGCTGGCGGTCTCGGCCACGGTGAGCCGGCCCGGGCGCAAGGTCCAGGTGGTCGAGGCCCGCATCGCCGCCGACGGGCGCGACGTGGCGTGGGCCCGGGCGCTGCGCATCCGGGTGCAGCCGTCCGGCGAGGCCTCGGCGGGGCTTGCCGACGCGCTGGCGCGGGGCCCCGTGCCCGGCCGCGACCCCGGCGCGCCGGCCGGCCCCGGCGACGGGTACGTGTCGGACACCTCGATGGGCGACGACCGCGCCTTTCACAGCGAGGGCGCCGAGCTGCGCTACGTGGTGGGGACGTTCGCCGAGCACGGCCCGGCCACGGTGTGGGTCCGCCTGGCGGTGCCCGTCGTCCCCGGCGAGGAACCGTCTCCCCTGCAGCGGGTGGCGGCGGCCGCCGACTTCGGCAACGGCGTGAGCGCGGAGCTCGACTTCGCCCGCTACGTCTTCATCAACCCCGACCTGACGGTGCACCTGTTGCGGCCCGCCGTCGGCGAGTGGGTGTGCCTGGACGCCGCCACCCGCATCGGCATCCCCGGCGTCGGCCTGGCCGAGTGCGCCCTGTGGGATGCCCACGGCCCTATCGGCCGGTCGCTGCAGAGCCTCCTCGTCGAGCGGCGGCCCGCCCGCCTCTGA
- a CDS encoding acyl-CoA dehydrogenase family protein, whose amino-acid sequence MPLTDAVTTDEDLVRSRLRDLLTTHDPATTGVVAFLGARFDLGLAWVSFPEGLGGLGVGPDLQGVVERELRVAGAPNESDRNVIGYGMAAPTILAHGTEEQRARYLRPLFTCEEVWCQLFSEPGAGSDVAGLATRAVRDGDEWVVNGQKVWTTLAHTARWGLLVARTDPDVPKHRGMTYFVVDMNAPGVEVRPLRQITGDAEFNEVFFTDVRIPDSQRLDAVGAGWRVATTTLMNERVAIGGGVPARNAGPIHEALRIWRDSPDKTGAKRAKLMALWVEAEVARLTNMRARALRRAGTPGPEGSVAKLVGAELNKRVYELCVDLLGMHGTLFPTDYAMRRPDRAVFAGGTDARYAFLRSRANSIEGGTSEIMRTILGERVLGLPGEPRLDKDLPWAAIPRS is encoded by the coding sequence ATGCCCCTCACCGACGCCGTGACCACCGACGAGGACCTCGTCCGCTCCCGGCTCCGGGACCTCCTCACGACCCACGACCCCGCCACCACGGGCGTGGTGGCGTTCCTCGGCGCCCGTTTCGACCTCGGGCTCGCCTGGGTGTCGTTCCCCGAAGGGCTCGGCGGCCTCGGCGTGGGCCCCGACCTGCAGGGCGTCGTGGAGCGCGAGCTGCGCGTCGCCGGCGCGCCCAACGAGTCGGACCGCAACGTCATCGGCTACGGCATGGCAGCGCCCACCATCCTCGCCCACGGCACCGAGGAGCAGCGGGCCCGGTACCTGCGGCCCCTGTTCACGTGCGAGGAGGTGTGGTGCCAGCTCTTCAGCGAGCCCGGCGCCGGCTCCGACGTCGCCGGCCTCGCCACCCGGGCGGTGCGCGACGGTGACGAATGGGTCGTGAACGGCCAGAAGGTGTGGACCACGCTGGCACACACGGCGCGATGGGGCCTGCTCGTGGCGCGCACCGACCCCGACGTCCCCAAGCACCGGGGCATGACGTACTTCGTCGTCGACATGAACGCCCCCGGCGTCGAGGTCCGCCCCTTGCGCCAGATCACCGGGGACGCCGAGTTCAACGAGGTCTTCTTCACCGACGTGCGCATCCCCGACAGCCAGCGCCTCGACGCCGTGGGCGCGGGCTGGCGGGTGGCCACCACCACCCTCATGAACGAGCGGGTGGCGATCGGCGGCGGGGTCCCGGCGCGCAACGCCGGCCCCATCCACGAAGCGCTGCGGATCTGGAGGGACTCCCCGGACAAGACCGGGGCCAAGCGCGCCAAACTGATGGCGCTGTGGGTGGAGGCCGAGGTGGCGCGCCTCACCAACATGCGCGCCCGGGCGCTGCGCCGCGCCGGCACGCCCGGGCCCGAGGGCAGCGTGGCGAAGCTCGTCGGTGCCGAGCTCAACAAGCGCGTCTACGAGCTGTGCGTCGACCTGCTCGGCATGCACGGCACGCTCTTCCCCACCGACTACGCGATGCGCAGGCCCGACCGTGCGGTGTTCGCCGGGGGGACCGACGCCCGGTACGCCTTCCTCCGCAGCCGTGCCAATTCCATCGAGGGTGGCACCTCGGAGATCATGCGCACCATCCTCGGCGAGCGGGTTCTGGGCCTGCCGGGCGAGCCCCGCCTGGACAAGGACCTGCCCTGGGCGGCGATCCCCCGCAGCTGA
- a CDS encoding enoyl-CoA hydratase-related protein: MERVEFETIIYEKDGGVARIVLNTPDKANIQTAQQVWDMDEALARADDDDDVKVLVLKANGEGFCAGHAIVGMDEMPEVYPTTGPTPERTWRRHHYGLFLWPPLRLWEFPKATISQVHGYCVGGGTVYGLLTDLTIASDDAYFQMPLPQGFGLPGAQTMIEPWVMMNFKRAAEYLFLAPTIGAEQALQWGMVNRVVPRAELDDTVEEMARTIAKMPLTTILATKQGLTRAWEMMGMRVHLQQSTDLVALCSGASDVRSFMASLGGRRPRHKAAESAGENASAQ; the protein is encoded by the coding sequence GTGGAACGAGTCGAGTTCGAGACGATCATCTACGAAAAGGACGGGGGTGTCGCCCGCATCGTCCTCAACACGCCCGACAAGGCCAACATCCAGACGGCGCAGCAGGTGTGGGACATGGACGAGGCGCTCGCCCGGGCGGACGACGACGACGACGTGAAGGTGCTCGTGCTGAAGGCGAACGGCGAGGGCTTCTGCGCCGGGCACGCCATCGTCGGCATGGACGAGATGCCCGAGGTCTACCCGACGACGGGGCCGACGCCCGAGCGCACGTGGCGCCGCCACCACTACGGGCTGTTCCTGTGGCCACCGCTGCGGCTGTGGGAGTTCCCCAAGGCGACCATCTCGCAGGTGCACGGTTACTGCGTCGGGGGCGGCACCGTGTACGGCCTGCTCACCGACCTCACCATCGCGTCGGACGACGCCTACTTCCAGATGCCGCTCCCGCAGGGGTTCGGCCTCCCCGGCGCCCAGACCATGATCGAGCCCTGGGTCATGATGAACTTCAAGCGCGCCGCGGAGTACCTGTTCCTGGCGCCGACCATCGGGGCCGAGCAGGCGCTGCAGTGGGGGATGGTGAACCGCGTGGTGCCGCGTGCCGAGCTCGACGACACCGTCGAGGAGATGGCCCGCACCATCGCCAAGATGCCGCTCACCACCATCCTGGCCACCAAGCAGGGGCTCACGCGGGCCTGGGAGATGATGGGTATGCGGGTGCACCTGCAGCAGTCCACGGACCTGGTGGCGCTGTGCAGCGGGGCCAGCGACGTGCGCAGCTTCATGGCCTCGCTGGGCGGGCGCCGGCCGCGCCACAAGGCGGCGGAGAGCGCCGGGGAGAACGCCTCGGCGCAGTAG
- a CDS encoding acetyl-CoA acetyltransferase, translating into MASHGIRDRVAIVGMGCTPFGEHWDKGLDDLIIEASGDAFSSAGVTKDDVDAYWLGTAQSGMSGITLARPLQLDCKPVTRVENYCTTGSEALRAAAYAVASGAYDIAMAVGAEKVKDSGYQGLNAAGPPNDGTARTLTAAAMFSMVAPAYGEKYGVGEDQMTDVLATISAKNHSNGARNPRAQFRREVSKETICASPRVAGRLGVFDCAGVADGAAAAIVVRAEDASRFTDKPIYLKALAFAAGSGSGLIDPAYDYTHFPECAAAAADAYAQAGITDPRRQLAFAEVHDCFTPTELVLMEDLGFAERGTAWKEVLAGTFDLHGELPVNPDGGLKSFGHPVGASGLRMFFECWLQLRGEATPERQIDNGRTLALTHNLGGYPGEMVSFVSVVGTEPG; encoded by the coding sequence ATGGCATCGCACGGCATCCGCGACCGGGTGGCCATCGTCGGCATGGGCTGCACGCCCTTCGGGGAGCACTGGGACAAGGGGCTCGACGACCTCATCATCGAGGCGTCGGGCGACGCCTTCTCGTCGGCGGGCGTGACCAAGGACGACGTCGACGCCTACTGGCTCGGCACCGCCCAGTCCGGGATGAGCGGCATCACCCTGGCCCGCCCGCTGCAGCTCGACTGCAAGCCCGTGACCCGCGTGGAGAATTACTGCACCACGGGGTCTGAGGCGCTGCGCGCCGCGGCCTACGCGGTGGCCTCGGGGGCCTACGACATCGCCATGGCGGTCGGCGCCGAGAAGGTGAAGGACAGCGGGTACCAGGGCCTCAACGCCGCCGGCCCACCCAACGACGGCACGGCGCGCACCCTGACAGCGGCCGCCATGTTCTCCATGGTGGCGCCGGCGTACGGCGAGAAGTACGGCGTCGGCGAGGACCAGATGACCGACGTGCTCGCCACCATCTCGGCCAAGAACCATTCCAACGGGGCACGCAACCCCCGCGCCCAGTTCCGCCGCGAGGTGTCGAAGGAGACGATCTGCGCCTCGCCCCGGGTGGCGGGGCGCCTGGGGGTGTTCGACTGCGCGGGGGTGGCCGACGGCGCCGCGGCGGCCATCGTGGTGCGGGCCGAGGACGCCTCGCGCTTCACCGACAAGCCGATCTACCTGAAGGCGCTCGCCTTCGCGGCGGGCAGCGGGTCGGGCCTCATCGACCCCGCCTACGACTACACGCACTTCCCCGAGTGCGCGGCCGCCGCCGCCGACGCCTACGCGCAGGCCGGCATCACCGACCCGCGCCGGCAGCTGGCCTTCGCCGAGGTGCACGACTGCTTCACCCCCACCGAGCTCGTCCTCATGGAGGACCTCGGGTTCGCCGAGCGCGGCACGGCGTGGAAGGAGGTGCTGGCGGGCACCTTCGACCTCCACGGGGAGCTGCCGGTCAACCCCGACGGCGGCCTGAAGAGCTTCGGGCACCCCGTGGGGGCGTCGGGGCTGCGCATGTTCTTCGAGTGCTGGCTCCAGCTGCGCGGCGAGGCCACCCCGGAGCGCCAGATCGACAACGGCCGCACCCTGGCGCTCACCCACAACCTGGGCGGCTACCCCGGGGAGATGGTGTCCTTCGTGTCCGTCGTGGGCACCGAGCCGGGCTGA
- a CDS encoding GNAT family N-acetyltransferase, translated as MEPSPSTRPAPVPAPVPAPAPAPWVMRRGRSDDAEDVVALWRRAGAEPTVTDDPASVRALCAHDPAALVVAEVDARIVGSVMACFDGWRASFYRLAVHPEWRRRGLGLALVAEAEHRLRAVGARRVNALVVSDHPHAVRFWEAAGYTRDPRMHRHVKTLS; from the coding sequence ATGGAGCCCTCGCCGTCCACCCGCCCCGCACCCGTCCCCGCACCCGTCCCCGCACCCGCACCCGCACCATGGGTCATGCGCCGGGGCCGATCCGACGACGCCGAGGACGTGGTGGCGCTGTGGCGCCGTGCGGGAGCCGAGCCCACCGTGACCGACGACCCCGCCAGCGTGCGGGCGCTGTGCGCCCATGACCCCGCGGCCCTCGTCGTCGCCGAGGTCGACGCTCGGATCGTGGGGAGCGTCATGGCGTGCTTCGACGGATGGCGGGCGAGCTTCTACCGGCTGGCCGTCCACCCGGAGTGGCGGCGGCGGGGGCTCGGCCTGGCCCTGGTGGCCGAGGCCGAGCACCGCCTGCGCGCCGTGGGGGCCCGGCGGGTGAACGCCCTCGTGGTGTCGGACCACCCCCATGCCGTGCGCTTCTGGGAGGCGGCCGGCTACACCCGCGACCCCCGCATGCACCGGCACGTGAAGACGCTCAGCTGA
- a CDS encoding rRNA adenine N(6)-methyltransferase family protein, whose protein sequence is MAGPSRTRWGWHRLDRHWAGLLVADAGVGPGDLVVDVGAGSGALTVPLVAAGARVIAVELHPDRARRLRHEFRGRPVTVVEADAADLRLPRRPFRVVANPPFAVTTALVRRLLAPGSRLVAADLVVPRYVARRWVGPGAPGRARWTRSFTVSTGRTVPRRALHPPPPCDAVVLVVRRRPGTLPRP, encoded by the coding sequence GTGGCCGGGCCTTCCCGGACACGGTGGGGGTGGCACCGCCTCGATAGGCACTGGGCCGGCCTGCTCGTCGCCGACGCCGGTGTCGGGCCGGGCGACCTCGTCGTCGACGTCGGGGCGGGATCGGGCGCGCTGACGGTGCCGCTGGTCGCCGCCGGGGCGCGGGTGATCGCCGTGGAGCTGCACCCCGATCGAGCCCGCCGGCTGCGCCACGAGTTCCGGGGCCGCCCGGTGACCGTCGTCGAAGCCGACGCCGCCGACCTGCGCCTCCCGCGGCGCCCGTTCCGCGTGGTCGCCAACCCCCCGTTCGCGGTGACGACGGCCCTGGTGCGCCGCCTGCTGGCACCGGGGAGCCGGCTGGTGGCGGCCGACCTCGTCGTGCCCCGCTACGTGGCCCGGCGCTGGGTCGGCCCGGGCGCGCCGGGCCGCGCCCGGTGGACACGGTCCTTCACCGTGTCGACGGGACGCACCGTCCCACGGCGCGCCCTGCACCCGCCGCCGCCATGCGACGCCGTCGTGCTCGTCGTCCGGCGCCGGCCCGGCACCCTCCCACGGCCATGA
- a CDS encoding GNAT family N-acetyltransferase, producing the protein MTVRDARPDDTAEVAGVHVRSWQVGYRGLLADEYLDSLRPHERAARYDLGATGPGLPSTIVAVADGSVRGFATTGAARDPDVAGAGEVLALYVDPPAWGSGVGRRLMAEARARLGARGHRRAVLWVMVGNVRAQRFYDRDRWAPDGLRRTDEVWGTAVDEVRYRRPLP; encoded by the coding sequence GTGACGGTCCGCGACGCCCGGCCGGACGATACCGCCGAGGTGGCCGGCGTCCACGTCCGGTCGTGGCAGGTCGGCTACCGGGGCCTGCTCGCCGACGAGTACCTCGACTCGCTGCGGCCCCACGAGCGCGCCGCGCGCTACGACCTGGGGGCGACGGGCCCGGGCCTGCCGTCGACCATCGTGGCCGTCGCCGACGGCTCTGTGCGCGGCTTCGCCACCACCGGCGCGGCGCGCGACCCCGACGTCGCCGGCGCGGGCGAGGTCCTCGCTCTGTACGTCGACCCGCCCGCGTGGGGGTCGGGCGTGGGCCGGCGCCTGATGGCCGAGGCGCGGGCGCGCCTCGGGGCCCGGGGCCACCGCCGGGCGGTGCTCTGGGTCATGGTCGGGAACGTGCGTGCCCAGCGCTTCTACGACCGTGACCGGTGGGCACCCGACGGGCTGCGTCGGACCGATGAGGTCTGGGGCACGGCGGTCGACGAGGTCCGCTACCGGCGGCCGCTGCCTTGA
- a CDS encoding SDR family oxidoreductase produces MSFLDERAGLAGKVAVVAGGGGGLGRACALDLARTGTALVLADIDADTLATTADEARALGVEVLDAHVDVRDTDALASVFDSCDERFGRLDVLVNVVGGTFRAAFTDVSAKGRDALVRANFTWIVDATQQAARRMAASGTGGSIVTITSIEAHRAAPGYAIYAAMKAAVTHLTRTLAVELGGSGVRVNCVAPDFVPTAGLAGIAGRAGSAGQRAAAAGDGTDPGDWLTIPLRRKGEVADVGNCVLFLASDLSSYITGTTLHPDGGALAMSGWMDWPDDGFTARPPAWVLDRLEPPAGPRRRGERDPGT; encoded by the coding sequence GTGTCGTTCCTCGACGAGCGCGCCGGGCTGGCGGGCAAGGTGGCCGTCGTCGCCGGCGGCGGTGGGGGCCTGGGTCGCGCCTGTGCGCTGGACCTGGCCCGCACCGGCACGGCGCTGGTCCTGGCCGACATCGACGCCGACACCCTGGCGACCACGGCCGACGAGGCCCGCGCGCTCGGCGTCGAGGTGCTCGACGCCCACGTCGACGTGCGCGACACCGACGCGCTGGCGTCGGTCTTCGACTCCTGTGACGAGCGCTTCGGCCGGCTCGACGTGCTCGTGAACGTCGTCGGTGGGACGTTTCGCGCCGCGTTCACCGACGTCAGCGCCAAGGGCCGCGACGCGCTGGTGCGCGCCAACTTCACCTGGATCGTCGACGCCACGCAGCAGGCGGCGCGGCGGATGGCGGCGTCGGGAACGGGGGGCAGCATCGTCACCATCACCTCCATCGAGGCGCACCGGGCCGCGCCGGGGTACGCCATCTACGCGGCGATGAAGGCGGCGGTGACGCACCTGACCCGCACCCTGGCGGTCGAGCTCGGCGGGTCGGGCGTCCGCGTCAACTGCGTGGCCCCGGACTTCGTGCCCACCGCCGGCCTGGCGGGCATCGCCGGTCGGGCGGGGTCGGCCGGGCAGCGGGCCGCCGCCGCCGGGGACGGCACCGACCCGGGCGACTGGCTGACGATCCCCCTGCGCCGCAAGGGCGAGGTCGCCGACGTGGGCAACTGCGTGCTGTTCCTGGCGTCGGACCTCTCGTCGTACATCACCGGGACCACGCTGCACCCCGATGGCGGGGCGCTGGCCATGTCGGGTTGGATGGACTGGCCCGACGACGGCTTCACGGCCCGCCCGCCCGCCTGGGTCCTCGACCGGCTCGAGCCGCCCGCCGGGCCCCGGCGGCGGGGCGAGCGCGATCCCGGGACGTGA
- a CDS encoding sensor domain-containing diguanylate cyclase, with protein sequence MTERPAPRGFDEVGVSRLLEQEARIVGIKDFSTPTLEAVDRRRSQLWTIAFAGLVCLAAAVALLTSGAGHHLGFANLLGFRIGTVVLVVGLAAYVMEKERHLRRLAKLLVDERVLGAALSNRLKELAMLYEAGKAMNSVLVVDEVLQLILSSAFDLLMAASGSIMLVEDEGDLAVVCRAGNAGGAPIELGGGIASRVARDREPLLVQGTVSEKGHQETQSAVCVPLMHRGQVLGVINLIGAPGHVYSEYDLRAVSLFAEHAAIAVANARLYEAERALSAQLSHQVVHDPLTGAANRVLISDRLAHALARVHRKECQVAVLFVDVDNFKLVNDELGHDAGDFVLTAIAQRLTECVRPADTVGRFGGDEFLVICEDLTHDEQAVEIAERILEGFDRPFTTPFGERTLSVSIGVAPAGHDRPASVANLIRAADQAMYRAKMEGKSRIVSALSSAPGPA encoded by the coding sequence GTGACAGAGCGCCCCGCCCCGCGCGGGTTCGACGAGGTCGGGGTGTCGAGGCTCCTGGAGCAAGAGGCCCGCATCGTCGGGATCAAGGATTTTTCGACCCCGACCCTCGAGGCGGTCGACCGCCGCCGCTCCCAGCTCTGGACGATCGCCTTCGCCGGCCTGGTGTGCCTGGCCGCGGCGGTGGCCCTGCTGACATCGGGCGCCGGGCACCACCTGGGCTTCGCCAACCTGCTCGGGTTCCGGATCGGGACCGTCGTCCTCGTCGTCGGGCTCGCCGCCTACGTCATGGAGAAGGAGCGCCACCTCCGTCGCCTGGCCAAGCTCCTCGTCGACGAGCGCGTCCTCGGCGCGGCACTGTCGAACCGGCTCAAGGAGCTCGCCATGCTCTACGAGGCGGGCAAGGCCATGAACTCCGTCCTCGTCGTGGACGAGGTGCTCCAGCTCATCCTGTCGAGCGCCTTCGACCTCCTCATGGCCGCCAGCGGGTCCATCATGCTCGTCGAGGACGAGGGCGACCTGGCGGTGGTGTGCCGCGCCGGCAACGCCGGCGGCGCACCGATCGAGCTGGGCGGCGGGATCGCCAGCCGGGTGGCGCGTGACCGCGAGCCGCTCCTCGTGCAGGGGACCGTCTCCGAGAAGGGGCACCAGGAGACCCAGAGCGCGGTGTGCGTACCCCTCATGCACCGCGGCCAGGTCCTCGGCGTGATCAACCTCATCGGTGCCCCCGGACACGTCTACAGCGAGTACGACCTGCGGGCCGTGTCGCTGTTCGCCGAGCACGCCGCCATCGCCGTGGCCAATGCCCGACTCTACGAAGCCGAGCGCGCGCTGAGCGCCCAGCTGTCGCACCAGGTCGTGCACGACCCGCTCACGGGGGCCGCCAACCGCGTGCTGATCAGCGACCGCCTCGCCCACGCCCTCGCCCGCGTGCACCGCAAGGAGTGCCAGGTGGCCGTGCTGTTCGTCGACGTCGACAACTTCAAGCTGGTGAACGACGAGCTCGGCCACGACGCCGGCGACTTCGTCCTCACCGCCATCGCGCAGCGACTGACCGAGTGTGTCCGCCCGGCCGACACCGTGGGGCGGTTCGGCGGCGACGAGTTCCTGGTGATCTGCGAGGACCTCACCCACGACGAGCAGGCGGTGGAGATCGCCGAGCGCATCCTGGAGGGCTTCGACCGCCCGTTCACGACCCCGTTCGGGGAGCGCACCCTGTCCGTCAGCATCGGTGTGGCGCCCGCCGGCCACGACCGGCCGGCGTCGGTCGCCAACCTCATCCGCGCCGCTGACCAGGCCATGTACCGGGCGAAGATGGAGGGCAAGTCCCGCATCGTCAGCGCGCTCAGTTCCGCACCAGGACCCGCCTGA
- a CDS encoding metallophosphoesterase family protein, whose product MLVDDTLVTVCPWWDGPIGRAAVEEQLAADAARRPARWVWVYHWPLLGSPTCWTGRRHYGDADVGGWIGDYRPDVVITGHVHESPFQPDGSWVDRIGDTWVFNAGHQIGKVPAHVDVDFTAGRARWVSLLGTEECDLAGAVVPARSVF is encoded by the coding sequence GTGCTCGTCGACGACACGCTCGTCACCGTCTGTCCGTGGTGGGACGGGCCGATCGGCCGGGCCGCCGTGGAGGAGCAGCTGGCCGCCGACGCCGCTCGCCGCCCGGCGCGCTGGGTCTGGGTCTACCACTGGCCGCTGCTCGGGTCCCCCACGTGCTGGACCGGTCGACGCCACTACGGCGATGCCGACGTCGGCGGCTGGATCGGCGACTACCGGCCCGATGTGGTGATCACGGGCCACGTGCACGAGTCACCGTTCCAGCCCGACGGCTCGTGGGTCGACCGCATCGGCGACACGTGGGTCTTCAACGCCGGCCACCAGATCGGGAAGGTGCCGGCCCATGTCGACGTCGACTTCACCGCCGGTCGGGCCCGGTGGGTGTCGCTGCTGGGCACGGAGGAGTGCGACCTCGCCGGCGCCGTGGTCCCGGCGCGGTCCGTCTTCTGA
- a CDS encoding OB-fold domain-containing protein, translated as MPGTPLSGERVRGIVSAGGYVPRSRLRRAEVAAFLGSGGGKGARAVASHDEDTTTMGVEAARLALRSAPAAAVGAVWFATASPAYLDKTNATAVHAALRLPGEVPAVDFGGGLRSGVGALAAALDGSTTTLVVMADQRDGLPGGADESAGGDAAAALVVGDGGTGAPLIARYLGGASATDEFLDRWRTPGDRRSRAWEERFGETRYAVLGRDAWARALKAAGVEAAAVDHLVVTGMHGRAAKALASKLGVREDAAHDDLGTTVGQAGAAHPGLVLASMLESAGPDQVVALVHLADGADVLVFRTTGARTAWAPARPVADQVAAGADLPYGKFLAWRGMLTPEPPRRPEPQRVSAPAAWRNESWKFGFVGSRDRTSGAVHLPPARVSMTGGAVDDMEPAAMADLVGTVVTFTVDRLAYSPSPPIVFAVVDFEGGGRFPVELTDIDADALRIGDHVEMTFRRLFSADGIHDYFWKARPVPGPGAPAAQG; from the coding sequence GTGCCGGGAACGCCGTTGTCGGGTGAGCGGGTGCGCGGGATCGTGAGCGCCGGGGGCTACGTCCCCCGTAGCCGCCTGCGCCGTGCCGAGGTCGCCGCCTTCCTGGGGTCGGGGGGCGGCAAGGGTGCGCGCGCCGTGGCCTCCCACGACGAGGACACCACCACCATGGGGGTGGAGGCCGCCCGCCTGGCCCTGCGCAGCGCGCCGGCGGCCGCCGTGGGAGCCGTGTGGTTCGCCACCGCCTCCCCCGCCTACCTCGACAAGACCAACGCCACGGCCGTGCACGCCGCCCTGCGCCTGCCCGGCGAGGTCCCCGCCGTCGACTTCGGGGGCGGCCTGCGTTCGGGTGTCGGCGCCCTGGCCGCCGCCCTCGACGGCTCGACCACGACCCTGGTCGTCATGGCCGACCAGCGCGACGGCCTCCCCGGGGGGGCCGACGAGTCCGCGGGCGGCGATGCCGCCGCCGCGCTGGTCGTAGGCGACGGGGGGACGGGCGCACCACTCATCGCCCGGTACCTCGGCGGGGCCTCGGCGACCGACGAATTCCTCGACCGGTGGCGCACGCCGGGCGACCGCCGCTCGCGCGCCTGGGAAGAGCGCTTCGGCGAGACCCGCTACGCCGTGCTGGGGCGAGACGCCTGGGCCCGGGCGCTCAAGGCGGCCGGCGTCGAGGCGGCGGCGGTCGACCACCTCGTCGTCACGGGCATGCACGGGCGCGCCGCCAAGGCGCTGGCGTCGAAGCTGGGTGTGCGCGAGGACGCGGCGCACGACGACCTCGGCACCACCGTGGGGCAGGCGGGCGCCGCCCACCCCGGGCTGGTGCTGGCGTCCATGCTCGAGTCGGCCGGCCCCGACCAGGTCGTGGCCCTGGTGCACCTGGCCGACGGCGCCGACGTGCTCGTGTTCCGCACCACCGGGGCCCGCACCGCCTGGGCCCCGGCCCGGCCCGTGGCCGACCAGGTGGCGGCCGGGGCCGACCTCCCCTACGGGAAGTTCCTGGCCTGGCGGGGGATGCTCACCCCCGAGCCTCCCCGGCGGCCCGAGCCCCAGCGGGTGTCCGCCCCGGCGGCCTGGCGCAACGAGTCCTGGAAGTTCGGCTTCGTCGGCTCGCGCGACCGCACCAGCGGCGCCGTGCACCTGCCCCCGGCGCGCGTGTCGATGACGGGCGGCGCGGTCGACGACATGGAGCCCGCGGCGATGGCCGACCTCGTCGGCACCGTGGTCACCTTCACCGTCGACCGCCTGGCGTACTCACCGAGCCCCCCCATCGTGTTCGCCGTGGTGGACTTCGAAGGCGGGGGTCGCTTCCCGGTCGAGCTGACCGACATCGACGCCGACGCGCTGCGCATCGGGGACCACGTGGAGATGACCTTCCGCCGCCTCTTCAGCGCGGACGGCATCCACGACTACTTCTGGAAGGCGCGCCCGGTCCCCGGGCCCGGCGCGCCCGCCGCCCAGGGCTGA